A single window of Paenibacillus sp. SYP-B4298 DNA harbors:
- the pstB gene encoding phosphate ABC transporter ATP-binding protein PstB codes for MTTKFEVKELQLYYGQFHALKQVNISIPERSVTALIGPSGCGKSTFLRTLNRMNDMISSVRVEGSITLSGTDIYQSSMDIEVLRKRVGMVFQQPNPFPKSIYENVAYGPRLHLKPNKKQLDEIVEKSLRGASLWDEVKDDLHKSATGLSGGQQQRLCIARALAINPEVLLMDESTSALDPISTLKIEELVQELKRDYTIVMVTHNMHQAARVSDYTTFFLNGEVIESAPTENLFSTPTDHRTEQYITGRFG; via the coding sequence ATGACGACCAAGTTCGAGGTCAAGGAGCTGCAGCTCTACTATGGGCAATTTCATGCTCTGAAGCAAGTCAATATTTCCATTCCTGAGCGCTCGGTTACGGCGCTGATCGGCCCGTCCGGCTGTGGCAAGTCGACCTTCCTGCGGACGCTGAACCGAATGAATGATATGATCAGCTCTGTCCGTGTCGAGGGCTCCATCACACTGTCCGGCACAGATATTTATCAGTCCAGCATGGATATTGAGGTGCTGCGCAAGCGGGTGGGCATGGTGTTCCAGCAGCCCAATCCATTCCCTAAGTCCATTTATGAAAATGTAGCCTATGGGCCAAGGCTGCACTTGAAGCCAAATAAGAAGCAGTTGGATGAGATTGTGGAGAAAAGTTTGCGAGGCGCATCGCTATGGGATGAGGTGAAGGACGATCTTCACAAATCCGCGACAGGACTCTCCGGAGGACAGCAGCAGCGTCTGTGCATCGCACGGGCATTAGCGATCAACCCGGAGGTACTGCTGATGGATGAATCGACTTCAGCGCTTGATCCGATCTCGACCTTGAAGATTGAAGAACTGGTGCAGGAATTGAAAAGGGATTACACCATTGTTATGGTGACGCACAACATGCATCAGGCGGCGCGTGTGTCGGATTATACGACCTTCTTTCTCAATGGGGAAGTCATTGAGTCTGCGCCAACGGAGAATCTGTTCTCCACGCCGACTGACCATCGTACAGAGCAGTACATTACGGGAAGATTCGGATAA
- the pstB gene encoding phosphate ABC transporter ATP-binding protein PstB, producing the protein MQGEGSAEQESSFTLLPNHDIRKEQGGQSKGVPGLSTRDLSVYYGSKQAVRSISLDFAKQQVTALIGPSGCGKSTFLRSLNRMNDLIGGARVTGEVWIGEQNILDPHVDVVLLRQQIGMVWQKPNPFHKSIYENIAFGPRYHGIRNKKQLDEIVESSLRKAALWEETKDRLHQSALALSGGQQQRLCIARSIAVKPQIILMDEPASALDPVSTAKIEELITELKQEYCIIIVTHNMHQAARVSDKTAFFYMGDLIEYDDTQKLFTNPSKQQTDDYISGRFG; encoded by the coding sequence ATGCAAGGCGAAGGGAGTGCCGAACAGGAGAGCAGCTTCACTCTGCTCCCGAACCATGACATACGCAAGGAACAGGGCGGACAGAGCAAGGGTGTGCCGGGTCTGTCCACACGCGACTTGTCGGTCTACTATGGCAGCAAGCAGGCGGTGCGCAGCATCTCGCTTGATTTTGCCAAGCAGCAGGTGACCGCATTGATCGGGCCATCCGGCTGCGGCAAGTCAACCTTTTTGCGTAGCCTGAACCGGATGAATGATCTGATTGGCGGCGCTCGCGTCACCGGGGAAGTCTGGATCGGCGAACAAAATATTTTAGATCCGCATGTGGATGTCGTCCTGCTGCGTCAGCAGATCGGCATGGTGTGGCAGAAGCCGAATCCGTTCCACAAATCAATCTATGAAAATATTGCGTTTGGACCGCGCTATCATGGGATCAGGAACAAGAAGCAACTGGATGAGATTGTGGAGAGCTCGTTGCGGAAGGCTGCGCTCTGGGAGGAGACGAAGGATCGTCTGCATCAGTCAGCGCTTGCACTCTCGGGAGGCCAGCAGCAGCGGCTGTGCATCGCACGTTCGATTGCCGTCAAGCCTCAGATTATTCTGATGGATGAGCCAGCTTCAGCACTTGATCCCGTATCCACTGCGAAGATTGAAGAGCTGATTACGGAGCTGAAGCAGGAATACTGCATTATTATCGTGACCCATAACATGCACCAGGCGGCGCGTGTGTCGGACAAGACAGCATTTTTCTATATGGGTGATCTGATCGAATACGATGACACGCAGAAGCTGTTCACGAACCCATCGAAGCAGCAGACGGATGACTATATATCAGGAAGATTCGGGTAA
- the pstA gene encoding phosphate ABC transporter permease PstA, whose product MNAKTANRIANIVIISVAVFIVALLACLLGFILIRGLGHVSFHFLTSAPQTIKAGGGIGPQLFNSIFLLVLTLIITVPIGIGAGIYMSEYAKPGRFTDFVRLVVEVLSSFPSIVVGLFGLLVIVNLFGFGFSLFSGALALTVFNLPLMVRITEQALRGVPREQKEASLALGLSRWKTITSVMMPIALPTIVTGTILASGRVFGEAAALLFTAGMSSPRLDFTNWNPFSPTSPLNPFRPAETLAVHIWKINSEGLAPDAAEIAAGASAVLVIVVLLFNFTARWFGRYMYRKLTASK is encoded by the coding sequence ATGAACGCCAAAACGGCTAATCGCATCGCTAACATTGTCATTATATCGGTTGCAGTCTTCATCGTCGCCTTGCTGGCCTGCCTGTTGGGCTTCATCCTGATCCGGGGACTTGGACATGTAAGCTTTCATTTCCTAACCTCTGCCCCGCAGACGATCAAAGCGGGAGGCGGGATCGGTCCGCAGTTGTTCAACTCCATCTTTTTGCTCGTGCTGACCCTTATTATTACAGTGCCGATTGGCATCGGGGCAGGCATCTATATGAGTGAATACGCCAAGCCGGGAAGGTTCACCGATTTTGTGCGGCTCGTTGTGGAGGTGCTATCTTCCTTCCCGTCAATCGTAGTTGGCTTGTTCGGCTTGCTGGTCATTGTTAATCTGTTCGGCTTCGGCTTCTCGCTGTTCTCTGGCGCGCTGGCCTTGACTGTATTTAATCTGCCGCTAATGGTGCGCATCACCGAGCAAGCGCTTCGCGGTGTGCCGCGCGAGCAAAAGGAGGCCAGCCTGGCGCTGGGCCTCTCCCGCTGGAAGACGATTACGAGCGTGATGATGCCGATTGCGCTGCCGACGATTGTGACAGGGACGATCCTCGCTTCAGGGCGTGTGTTTGGCGAAGCAGCAGCTCTGTTATTCACCGCAGGGATGAGCTCGCCGCGGCTGGACTTCACGAACTGGAATCCGTTCAGTCCTACATCGCCGCTTAACCCGTTCCGTCCGGCGGAGACGCTGGCGGTTCATATCTGGAAGATTAATAGCGAGGGGCTTGCTCCTGATGCGGCCGAGATTGCGGCAGGCGCATCCGCTGTGCTCGTCATTGTTGTCCTGTTGTTTAACTTTACCGCCAGGTGGTTCGGACGCTACATGTACCGCAAACTGACCGCCAGCAAATAG
- the pstC gene encoding phosphate ABC transporter permease subunit PstC, whose translation MQDKQRLAKPHITEEWVGKIYTLLCILFLIITIFSMVYFVASKGVGTFLNHDVNFFKFLTGLKWAPEGSPPFFGALPFIFGSFSTSILAALIAAPLGFCAAVFMTEIMPGAGRRYLQPVIELLAGIPSVVYGFVGLSVLVPLLRDVFPGQGLGIAAGAMVLSIMILPTITTIAADALAALPRSLKEGSYALGATRWQTIYRIILPTTMPALLTGVVLGISRAFGEALAVQMVIGNAPHIPKSLFESTSTLTSVITLSMGNTVTNSPHNSALWSLALILMSMTFVFVFVVRWLERRSKV comes from the coding sequence CCTCGCCAAGCCTCATATTACGGAGGAATGGGTTGGGAAGATCTACACACTGCTCTGTATCTTGTTTCTGATCATTACGATTTTTTCCATGGTATACTTCGTCGCCTCCAAAGGGGTCGGGACGTTCCTTAATCATGATGTAAACTTCTTCAAGTTTTTGACCGGATTGAAATGGGCGCCGGAAGGCAGTCCGCCATTCTTCGGAGCGCTGCCCTTCATATTCGGTTCCTTCTCTACATCGATTCTTGCCGCACTGATCGCAGCTCCGCTCGGTTTCTGTGCAGCAGTGTTCATGACAGAGATTATGCCTGGCGCCGGGAGGCGTTATCTGCAGCCAGTTATTGAGCTGCTGGCAGGCATCCCGTCCGTTGTATATGGCTTTGTCGGACTGAGTGTGCTGGTTCCTCTGCTGCGTGATGTATTCCCTGGTCAGGGGCTTGGCATCGCAGCAGGTGCGATGGTGCTGTCCATTATGATCCTGCCGACGATCACGACGATTGCTGCAGACGCACTGGCTGCCTTGCCCCGCAGCTTGAAGGAGGGCTCCTATGCGCTTGGTGCGACGCGGTGGCAGACGATCTATCGCATTATTCTGCCAACCACGATGCCCGCGTTGTTGACGGGTGTGGTGCTGGGCATCTCGCGGGCATTCGGCGAGGCGCTGGCGGTACAGATGGTTATTGGCAATGCGCCGCATATTCCCAAGTCCCTGTTCGAGTCGACATCGACGCTAACTAGCGTCATTACACTCAGCATGGGCAACACCGTGACAAACTCACCGCATAACAGCGCACTCTGGTCGCTGGCGCTTATTCTGATGTCCATGACGTTTGTCTTCGTCTTTGTCGTCAGATGGCTGGAGAGGAGGTCCAAGGTATGA
- the phoU gene encoding phosphate signaling complex protein PhoU yields MIVRKDLDEGLEQLKSMLLEMGSRVETVLHEAMRALEQVDQESARAIIKRDMELNRLEEQISEAGARLIATQQPVAKDLRRVLVAFRMASDLERMGDLSVDIAKVVLRLEGQGLIKPLIDLPKMASISQTMIYESIQAYIREDIDLAYKMANDDDTVDALYSQILRELFTLMTQDPTLVSQAMLFSFVGRYVERIADHATNIGESVVYLVTGQRPDLNA; encoded by the coding sequence ATGATTGTGCGCAAAGATCTGGATGAAGGATTGGAGCAGTTGAAATCCATGCTGCTTGAGATGGGCAGCCGAGTAGAGACAGTGCTGCACGAGGCGATGAGAGCACTGGAGCAGGTCGACCAAGAGAGCGCCCGAGCGATCATTAAGCGAGATATGGAGCTGAACAGGCTGGAGGAGCAAATATCCGAGGCGGGGGCGCGCTTGATTGCGACACAGCAGCCTGTTGCCAAGGATTTGCGCCGCGTGCTGGTGGCGTTCCGCATGGCGAGCGATCTGGAGAGGATGGGAGACCTGTCCGTCGATATTGCCAAGGTTGTGCTGCGGCTGGAGGGTCAAGGGCTGATTAAGCCGCTGATCGATCTGCCTAAGATGGCAAGCATCTCACAGACGATGATCTATGAATCGATACAGGCTTATATTCGTGAGGATATTGATCTGGCCTACAAGATGGCCAACGATGACGATACCGTAGATGCGCTGTACAGTCAAATATTGCGCGAGCTGTTCACGTTAATGACGCAGGACCCAACACTGGTGTCGCAGGCTATGCTGTTCAGCTTCGTTGGTCGTTATGTGGAACGAATCGCTGATCATGCGACCAATATCGGAGAGAGCGTCGTGTACCTTGTAACAGGTCAGCGTCCTGACTTGAATGCTTGA